A portion of the Stigmatella aurantiaca DW4/3-1 genome contains these proteins:
- a CDS encoding assimilatory sulfite reductase (NADPH) flavoprotein subunit, protein MSASSNTGVSRLASPPAPGTSPFVNTLLGEERSASLHRALDGLDAQTLQWLSGYIAGLAARAPLSAPTAVPTPAPQAVPETVLTIVYGTQTGNSRLLAERLQRQAEASGLKTRLLRTGEYPVREIQKERLLYVVISTQGDGDPPDDARGFVDFISSKRAPRLEQLRFAVLGLGDTSYPKYCEVSRALDARLTELGAKRWVERADCDVDFEPVAAGWLDQAVAKAKEALVPQDTGSVVMLPRNSPAAAPAFGRDAPYTAEVLTNQRITGRGALKDVRHIELSLGDSGLSYEPGDSLGIWPENPPALVEAFLSELRLEGSAELTRDGRTLPLKQWLETELELTRLSRPFLERHATLSGNADLQAILAPGGGEKFRALLASHQIIDVLRAWPAAWNAQELVRALRRLTPRMYSIASSQKRVGAEAHLTVAVVDYVAFGTPHQGAASYHLATRGTSEGTARVFVEHNDRFRLPQETGRDIIMIGPGTGVAPFRAFLQERAETGGKGRNWLFFGEQHFRSQFLYQTEWQEALKKGALHRISLAFSRDQAEKIYVQQRLREAGRDVYAWLEAGAHLYVCGEAQRMAPDVHAALIDIITTHGGRSREDAEAWLQTLREQQRYQRDIY, encoded by the coding sequence ATGAGCGCATCCTCGAACACCGGGGTGAGCCGGCTGGCCTCCCCCCCGGCCCCTGGAACCTCGCCCTTCGTGAACACGCTGCTGGGAGAAGAGCGAAGCGCCTCGCTGCACCGGGCCCTCGATGGGCTCGACGCCCAGACGCTCCAGTGGCTGAGCGGCTACATCGCGGGCCTGGCCGCGCGCGCGCCCCTGTCGGCGCCCACCGCTGTCCCCACGCCCGCGCCCCAGGCCGTCCCGGAGACGGTGCTCACCATCGTCTACGGCACTCAGACGGGAAACAGCCGGCTGCTGGCCGAGCGCCTCCAGCGTCAGGCGGAGGCCTCGGGGCTCAAGACGCGCCTCTTGCGCACCGGGGAGTACCCGGTCCGGGAGATCCAGAAGGAGCGCCTGCTCTATGTGGTCATCAGCACCCAGGGCGACGGAGATCCACCGGACGATGCGCGAGGCTTCGTGGATTTCATCTCGAGCAAGCGCGCCCCCCGGCTCGAGCAGCTCCGCTTCGCGGTGCTGGGGCTGGGCGACACCAGCTACCCCAAGTACTGCGAGGTCAGCCGGGCGCTCGACGCGCGCCTGACGGAACTCGGCGCCAAGCGGTGGGTGGAGCGGGCCGACTGCGACGTGGACTTCGAGCCCGTCGCGGCGGGCTGGCTCGACCAGGCCGTGGCCAAGGCGAAAGAGGCTCTGGTCCCCCAGGACACGGGCTCCGTGGTCATGCTTCCCCGGAACAGCCCGGCGGCGGCACCGGCCTTTGGCCGGGACGCGCCCTACACCGCCGAGGTGCTCACCAACCAGCGCATCACGGGACGGGGCGCGCTGAAGGACGTGCGGCACATCGAGCTGTCCCTGGGCGACTCGGGCCTGAGCTACGAGCCAGGAGACTCACTCGGCATCTGGCCCGAGAACCCTCCCGCCCTGGTGGAGGCCTTCCTGTCCGAGCTCCGGCTCGAGGGTTCGGCCGAGTTGACCCGCGACGGGCGTACCCTGCCGCTGAAGCAATGGCTGGAGACGGAGCTGGAGCTGACCCGCCTGAGCCGCCCGTTCCTGGAGCGGCACGCCACCCTTTCGGGGAACGCGGACCTGCAAGCCATTCTCGCCCCCGGCGGGGGAGAGAAATTCCGGGCGCTGCTGGCCAGCCACCAGATCATCGATGTGCTGCGGGCCTGGCCCGCGGCCTGGAACGCGCAGGAGTTGGTCCGCGCGCTGCGCCGGCTGACGCCCCGGATGTACTCGATCGCCTCCAGCCAGAAGCGGGTGGGCGCGGAGGCCCACCTGACGGTGGCGGTGGTGGACTACGTCGCCTTCGGCACTCCCCACCAGGGGGCCGCCTCGTACCACCTGGCCACCCGTGGCACCAGCGAGGGCACGGCCCGGGTCTTCGTCGAGCACAACGATCGGTTCCGGCTCCCGCAAGAGACCGGCCGGGACATCATCATGATTGGCCCGGGAACAGGCGTGGCCCCCTTCCGCGCCTTCCTCCAGGAGCGCGCCGAGACCGGTGGCAAGGGCCGCAACTGGCTCTTCTTCGGGGAGCAGCACTTCCGCAGCCAGTTCCTCTACCAGACGGAGTGGCAGGAGGCGTTGAAGAAGGGAGCGCTGCACCGGATCTCCCTGGCCTTCTCGCGCGATCAGGCGGAGAAGATCTATGTCCAGCAGCGCCTGCGCGAGGCGGGACGGGATGTCTACGCCTGGCTGGAGGCAGGCGCCCACCTCTATGTGTGCGGCGAGGCCCAGCGCATGGCACCGGATGTCCATGCCGCCTTGATCGAC